The nucleotide sequence GCACGAACGAAGAATGGAGGCAGCTCTAGTGTGCGATGCAGAGCCGACCTTCACGACAGCAACAGGTGCAAACGTCTGATGCATGACGAAGAAGCAGCACGAACGACGGATAGGGGCGGCTCTGGTGGGTGATGCAATGCCGACCTTCACGACCAAGGACAATGACAGGTGCAACTAATGGAAGCCGACCTTCGTGAGAGGCTCGAAGGTCACAGTCGTTCCAAAGGTGGGAACCCACTGGAGATCAACGACAACTGTAGATGCGGCAACGGTCAACATGGCCGAATCTCAGAGGCGGCGGCCGATGTGAGGGAGGCAGCAGCCTGAGGATGCAACGGAGACAAGCGGCCAGTGAAGGACAGCGGCACTTCTTGGGTATAGCAAAGGAATAGGAGAAATTAGGGTTTCACAGCGAACGGATGTGATTTAATCCCTAattcctgctctgataccatctaaacaagattgagaaaatatatttctctatttcttagaATAATATGAagatttcccttttctctttatagaggaagagaataatacaaaaggaaaataacgaaaaaggaaagaggaatatacacagaatatacataccttctaagatatacaaagaatattctatattcaaaatacttctatttctacacaATGGCATTCTCGGCTTCCCATAATCCATATTCTGCAGATTTTGTACTGGGTTGCATTGTTTCACCAGTCAAATATCCGACCTTGCCTTTTATCACAAGCATAATCGATTGGAACCACTCACGaaagttggttccattcaaCTTATGGAGTGTGATTTGTAGGGAGGATCCATCAAAGCTTGTCGTTGCCGCTGGAGCTTGAATATTCCTTGCTGCTGGAACTCAGCTGCTGGGTGCCAGAAAAGGGCTTGATGCGGAGACCTCGTTGGTTTGAGGTTTTTCCGCCATTGTATAAGAGTTTCCTTACAAGAAGAACTCTTGTTAATCAAATACCTCACAAGTCAGGCTCTAATATCATGATAAAATTAGGTAGATTGATTGAATTCTACCTCACTGCTTTCAGATTATTCCTTGAGTATAAGTACACAAGTTTCCTAGCTCATTACTAATTCTACTTGAACTCACTCCTAAAATATCTCTTAATTTACAGCTCTTAGATAATTCCTAATTTATAGCTCTAGATTACAACATaagcaaattaaataatcaaacttaAACAGATAATTAACTATAAACTGAAACAGATAATTATCAACAAGAGATAAGAAGAGATGAATGAGATTATCTGGTATCTCTTGGTTTATTCCTTAGCACGAGCCAGCCCTAGTTTTATCTTCCACCAACATGTTTAAATGAGTGTACAAGGCACAATGAAAGCTTAGGAATTCTTTGGTTCATTATCATCAAGTTTTAAGATTTGACACAATGATTGTCTAGGACTCCCTATGACTCAAATCGCTAGATTTTTGTTATTATCTCAAAAACATTTAATCAATGAAAATCCTtcacaaataatatttatatgagATTCTGAATGCTACATATTCCTGTTGGGTTTCTAACCAAGTAAAAAGGTAAAAGGTAACTTCATTATTTGTAGAATTGGCAGATTCCAAAAGCAAAGCCTTTTATTAGATtgcttttataaattaaaattgtttctcaaaaccaatttttaattttttatcttagaATCCCAAAATTGTTTCTCTGCTTGGGAATAGTTCATTCAAAACCTTTACTTTGTgtagataataaaaatttttaaagtattCCCAACCAGATTGACCTTAGAATCCCAAAATTAGTCTACTGATTGACAAACTGTGCTTGGACATGCACTAAAAAAGTCAAAGCAAACAATCCTGCTTTTACAATACTAGTAGATAAAGTTGGGGATTTAAATCATGCATGAAGATTAGTTCAACGTTTTGATGGGGCCTTTTCCTTTTTACCACATTTAATACGAAATACAggtgctatttttaaaaatctatcTGACCTCTATTACAAGATAATATCTGCACTAAGACACAATAGATTACAAAAGCACTCACCTTCTTTCAAATTGGATGTAGTGAGAAACATGAATTTGATTTCAGTGTACCAAGGAATGCGACCAATAAATGaacttctaaatttttttacatgcactttattttctcatttgaagaaaaatcagcATAATGAAATGAACATTTTATCCACCAAAATAAAAACCGAACATTTTCTATGAATTGGGTTTTCCTGTAGAATTCAGACAGCATGAAATCAAACATCATATAACCCAACATCTATTCAACAGCCATGAATTGAAACTCATGCTGACTTGAATACAAATAACTTGGGTAGGTAGAGgtaaaagagagagagcaagCGACATACAGTTCACTATGTGACGtattagaagaaaataattatcAGCAAAATTGCTTTTCTGATCAAATTTTAGTCAACCTCAGGCCTGAAGCAGTGTACAAGATAAACCAATAAGCCTTAATCAAAGAGATACAGGCAGAGAATGCACCTCAATATCAGTACTAGAATACAAGAAAAGTTCTTCTGTACAAATGCTCATGCGATCGGCTCTGTTTCCAATTTGTTCAACACTCTGCCataataaagataaaacaaacaAGGTTGCAAAGTGTCATGAAAAAGTTTAGTCTGGGATGTAGAGTAAAGTTGAAtcaattcaaacaaaatttgccaaaaattaaaaaaagaaaaaaaaaattgagtctgtttagttgtagaaaacaatttccagttttctatctccaattttctataatctctagttttcattttccatagaaaatttgaaaaacatgttaaaatgttagaaatagaatAAACTAATTTCCAAACTAGAAAATTGGAGCATATGTTCAAAAAAGAGAtagatgttttaatttcttttgtgtaacttgtcttagagaaagagatggaaatggtttgggaaatattttttgaaaaaccacattctccaaatctccaaattaataaagaaaacatagaaaactcatttttaagtgttttccaagtttagttcaattttggaaaactgaattttctaaatctccactttctatttggaaattttttgtatttgaacaatctttccaattttcctttttttttggagtaattttctggaaaactggggttttattttatacaacTAACAGCCTATACATTTTCAACAGTGCCCACAGACCCCTTACTTAGAAAACGAAAGAAAAGGACAAGGAAATAAAAGGAAGAAAGCCtaagaagaaaacaataatcAAGAAAGGTAAAGGACATAAATGGTGCCCCTGAACTAGTGCTTCCAGGGGAAGCATTATCCATCAAAAGGGGGAAGAGATAATAACAAGAAGATAGGATGTGTGAAAAATGAATAaggggaaaatgaaaaagaatttaagaAACCAATCAGCCATGTCACAGACtcaatcattttatttatattgcttAATAAAACCTAACCTCTTCACCAGAGACATAAACAACTGGAGCTTGGCCCCCAATGCTACGCCCTTCTGCTATTATTGCAGCAATCTTCAAATTCAAAagtaagattaaaaaaaaaaaacatagcaTAAACTTATCGTGAAAGAAGAGGCAAAACATGAGTTCAATTGAGAAGAAtgaatttaattcaaaacaaagataatggaACAAAGTCACGTATTTTTACACCATGTATTAGGAAATGGTCATTGTCATTGTATGAAGCTTATACCTGTAACAACAAAGTACTCTTGCCAACACCCGGATCACCACCAACCAAAACCAAAGAACCTATGAAACCCAGCAAATTTCACAACAcataagaatttataaaattcaactaaCAAGCATAAATATGGGATAATCAGAACAAATCAAAGTTAGTGTCGGGAATGAGAGTGAATTAGGAGCAGTTGTTCAATTAGGAGCAGTTATTTACAGTGAAGTATTACAGTTATGAAGTAGTATTACAGTTATCAAGTAATGGAGAAGTAGTGGAGTAATGGTAACCACTCTATAAAACTACTAGATAACTTTATCTATAAAGCTATACCACAGTGCCGAGATAATCAAGAATCAAGAAATTATTTCAAGCTTGTTAAATCATTTGTCTTAGATTAGTTAAAAGTCTTGGGAGGTTAGTGGTCAAGGATGTATTTGGTATTTCATTAGTTAGTTTTTCTGTTATTTGATTAGTTGTAACGACCGATTATGTCTTGTTTCGTCCACCccttatgttctataaatagggggttgTGAGGTCTCCTTTATCATTCAGTTTTTACATCCTATCTTGAGAGAGTTATGCGAGTATATGCCATGTGAGAGAAAAGCTAttgagtgctttgtaatcttgtgtTAACTCTGCATTGCCTGAGGATAGGGCTGTGAGAGAGTGTTCTACAGTGCATGTAATTGTTCTTGTGATTCAAGATAGTAGAGAAGAGGCCTAAAATaatctggatgtaggtttccaTTCAAGGGaaatgaaccaggataaattctgTGTCTTCTTGCGTGTGTGTGTTCATCTATTTTCTATTGTTTCCATATTCTGTTTTCTCTTTCATGTGTGGATAGTTTCCTATTATTCTTGAGGGTTGAGTGTTTGAATAAGTGAGACGGAGGACTGGGATAACAAAGTTTCtgtcattttctctctatccattctctgttcttctccctattttctccctaacttctctcactttttctctctattctctatttccctctgttcttctctctgttttctccctaaattttctcatttctccctctctttctttcttcttccatgaCTGTCAACTAGAAATCCAAGATTCAAAACCTAGGGTCCTAACAGTTTGATGCTCAGGCATGCAAAAGAGTGGCTTGTCAAGGAAATTCGCAAAATAGTGTAGCTGTGATAGGAGAAAAGATGCAGCCTAAAATTTTCTATGCAGATGTTAAGAAAAGGTTTTTAccattttttcattcaaaatatgtaattttggTGAGTTGTAGCCCTTTCAGGGATTGTGGACATAGCCACCAAGTAGATTAAATCTTTGTGTGCTTTTTCTCTTTCTGTTAGTGCAATTTCCCTTTAATTTTGTATCTCCCTAAATTCCAACAGATCATATAGGGATCCTAGATTTTTCCCCAACAGTCCCTTTCTTCAACCCTCAATAATCACAATTTCTTAAACAGATCAGAATGAACAAAGTTATTAGCCCTCAGCTCAACTAAACTAGAGCTTTTCTCCAATAGATATTAGCTCAGTCTTAACTTTCTAAAGTTCCACTGGAACTCTAGCGCACTGATTCCCCAGCTAGGCCCTGTAAATATAGAACAATATTATATAAAGGGTACACATTCAGATGTCAAATATAAGCTTCAAGCAACTTTGCAATCAGGAAAATTTTATACCTGGAACAAGACCCCCACCAAGCACCCTAGCAACTTCCATCCCGAAGAGTCCAGGCCTAAACATCAAGCACATCATATATAAACAGACATACAATAAAACTAAAAAGGGCCATGTATATCCTAAACTAAACAATGTTACAAGAAATCAACTTTCAACAATGAAATGAGGGTTTACATAAATTCCAAAGCAgttctttcttttataaattaaagCAAGTTGTTTATTTGACAAAAAAGAATACACTGAAGAACATATTCTCCTAAACAAGAGATAACcaatataacataataaaagaataacatCCACACCGTAGTGTTGAGGAAGTTGGAATGGAAAACCTGACATTTGCAATTATGATATCAGAAAACAAAGACAGTTTTGCACTGAAGTCTGAAGGCTTAACACTTAACACCCATGAGATTATCTGCTTTAGGCGGTGAAATTGCATCCAATGTGAACAGTTTTCTAAGTTCTTGTGGTCTAGCTGTTTGAATGCAGTGCAAAAGGCTTTATAAATCATAATGCTGCTTCCTTACTCTAAAGCTTTCTTACATGATCCAAACAGATCTAAGCACAAAAATCCTTTCTGCTTTTTGATCCAGTTACTGCTCATGCAATTTCAGTTTTGAAAATTCTCTCACTTGTATcgttctttgaaattttttcaaagCATATTTTGCCAAAGTCATTAATCCAATAATAAGATTAATCCAAAACCAAGTTCGATGGGGTCCATATGAAAGCAGGCTATCAAACAGCTTTTTCTAGCTCAAACTAGCCAAAAAGTTTTTGCACCTCAGCATTTAGATTTCATCCATTTTAGACCCATTACCCTCACCATTTGGTCATGGAACAACCTCATCCACCAAAAGATGGATTTTCTCTagcaattttttcttttttgcggTTTCAGTGCTACAAAACATCGGTTGAATCACGTTGAAGGCATACATACCTTTAGCGACAAGCCAAACAGAAATAGCCAATATTGAGATTGGATAGCAGCTAACAAAAAACACTCCTATAATTTTATTAACCAGTGCACGATTCAACAGAGACTACCAAGAAGAAGAGAACTCACAAGGGAATTCGCCAATCCGATATATTGATCCCCCGATTCACATCCATCAACCTCACAGGCACAGCTTCGGCCGACTTCTGCGCCAACCACGACCCCACCACCCTCTTGGCAACCTCGAACCCACTTTTCTTCCGTTCATCAGGCTCGCCTTCCACGAACTTTTTCAGGGTGCCGACGCCATTACAGGCCCGGCAACTCCCCCACCATTGCCCATCCGAATACCCACAATCCGAACACACCCATGAAAACctagtcttcttcttcctgctcCCGCCAACTTCCCTAAACCCCAAATTCGCCCCCCGAACAACGCCAAAACCTCTGCCGCTGCTCCAGCGATCCCCGGGTCCATCTCCGTCACCGTTGCTCGCCTCGGATTTAGCGGCCCCTCTTCTAGTGACGATACGGCCTGTGGCGGGATCATAGACAGTGTAAACACCGGGGTCCCTCTCATTTTCCGGGATAGTGTCATCGGTCCCGGAAGCCGAACCACTGCGTTCGTTTAAGACATCCGGTTCGGCGCTCGACTGCTCGCGGAGGAGGCGGTTGGCGGAGTGAATGCGGCGaggaaaattagggttttgggagGGTTTATAGGAGAGGAGAGTGGGAGATGATGGGAGTGATTGATTGCTGAAAATGCGAAGGTTTCTCTGAGCGTAGATTCCTCTGACTGCTCGCATGTCTAAGACTACCATtagcacagagagagagagagagggaggaaggGAGGGAGGAGTATTGAAAACACGAAGAAGACCGCCAAGTTCAAACGCCTGAGGCACGAATCGTTTCGCCAGACGCGCCCGGTTTCTGGAACTGCAACCGAAAAGACATTTTGAAATGTAGTATAATCCGGGACTCATGGGCATGAGAATCGACCCCATCGGCGAGTCGCACCGATTGGATAAATATTAGTTAAAATATCGGTCTGATTTATAATTAAAcacttttttattaaaattttcattgatttttgtctttattttattatttttaagtattacaaataatcaataattgcaatttttaaaaataattgatatttacTATTTAAATgctatatattaattttgataatatatgaataaattttaatttaaatatttaatttttcattttattttattttcatcataaattcatatttatattattatttaaaaatttaattatgagaTAATTAGCATCATTTAATAAgatcatgctatttgtacatctAGAGTTACACCTTAatttacacatacatatacaaataattaaaatattcattgCGTCTCACCATCTTAGAtgagtaatattttaattatacacttGACACGATCTTTTCTCACTATCTTAtgtaaagaatatttttattattttaattacattatgtagattaataaatataaataatattttttcacttaatatatttataattttaaatctcgtgtaatatgttttaattttaaaaaatatgctcaaatttgaataaataaattattattttttaaaaaaatcaaatcatattagcTATTATGATAAACATCATTATATAAAGGtgtcaaatttattattgtgcttTGGTCAAATGGcaaatttactattttattattagatacttcaaataatttaagatCATGTCAGTATATGTTATTTTAAAGTTGTGGATGGTATTTTAATTCTATCAGTGGCTTCAATTACAtcattagttaaattataattctaaaataacatTTGGAATAAGCATAATAGTGCGTGTTATCTGAATCTCTATTTTAAGTTCAATTTAGTCATTTTGCCTTTGCTTtgtttgaataattaaaatagtcACTCCCATCTCCATCATTCAACTCACTAATGCAATGATAATCCTAACAAACGTTTAAATGTTGACTtgggtataatttttaaattatgatttgatGAGGGATATAATTAACGCCGTTAATAAAATGAAGACATTGTCCGAAGGGAATAATATGAGatcttaattttaatcttaatatatattaaagtagtaGAGTTCTTGCACACAATTTATTGTTAAAAAGctgtatttagtttttttttcaaaaaataatatccCTTCTAGTTAAAAACGTGTCATGTAATATTCAAATTTTGGATTGTTTGATTTTCGCACATAGACTGTTTTATTATCTGATATAATAAATCTATTCGGATAGAATCTATTTACCAATAATACCCTTTtcaatcataatttaaaatttcattctctctttttcttgttaatttaaaatttaaatatagtcTCTCaccttatttaatgaatttttataaattcaagAATCACAATGACTTTCTCCAAAAAACTATTATGTGCTTCTTTCcaagtcaaaattttattttttctcttctttattaatttaaaagtttaaattttaatcaatcattttatttaatgaatttttagaatatatCAATATTAACAATCGCCTTCTCCAATAAGCTATTATGTGTTTATTCTTCGTCCAAGTCCAacttaaatttctattttatcctatgcttcttcttcatccaatctctatctctatatcttcctctttatctccctctttttatagataattgtataaataaaaaataagaaaaaacagAAACTATATGTTGTGTTTAAAGGTATAAGACGTGGAATTTATTCAACTTAGGAAAAATATGCACCACATATGCCTAGTTTTAGAAGCACCTTATACAAGTCTTGCAAAAGTGAGGAAAAGGCTTTTGAAATGTATCAAGCTTTATTTGAAAGAAAGTTGAATGAAGAAACACTTTCCAACGACATTGGTGTTGATTATGTCCGTTCTATAGCTGGGAATtgcaaatggaagaaaaaaattttatgttgttttcAAAGGAAATCGACCTGGGGTATATTCCAATCGGAATGAATGTGCACCATATGCGATTGGTTTTAGTGGAAGTTTATACAAGTCATTCAAAACTAAGGATGAAGTTGTTGGTGCGTTCTATGATTTATTTGATGGGAatcaaaatgaagaaagaagtTTCAGTGTTAGATCTATTGGTACTTTTGTCTCggatttaattattgattttggtaATATGGATGACACTCATGCATATAGCAGCTtaaatttgttcattttatgatgtatttttgtttcggatattttgtgtgtgtgagttgtggttGTAGGGTTTTCAAtttctgtttctattttacTATGCTTATTTTTGGTTAGATTAGTCAGCAGGGTAGCCATAAACCAATAATAGCTATtttcataactaatttttttgctttaaaTCTGCAGCTTTAATGTGTTGAGCAATAGTTTTAGGAGGGAAGCATATGAGTGAAAAAGTTTTAGtatttgttttagattttttataaggttaaaattatctttttgttttgttaaatatcattaaaatataataaaataatataaaacgaGTCTTAAATGGCTTCCTATCTGGGTAGATTATATCTATTTAGTAAAGTCTTATctgatattaaaaattaaaaagtgtgTATGAACAATAACCAATGTTATGTGTTACTTTCTATCAAAAGGAACGCAACTCTTGCAATTCCCACTTTTATTCTTTATGTATTCACACGTTTCTTAATTTGTAATTATGCAGATAAATTCATGTGTGTAAAATATATCCGgtttcatttgaaatattacttCATTTTGACGTAGTCATAACaacatttttcttagataagcACGTTGTTTCCCGCCAAAAAATAGCCTttagtttttctctttttttttccaagatATAATACTCCTTACAATTAAAAACATgttattgaattattttgaaaacGTGTTATGCAATATTTAGATTCTGGACTGTTCGGTTTTTGTACATAGGCTGCTATATTATCTAATATTGAGAATTGAAAAGTGTTACTTTCTAGCAAAAAAAATGCAACTCTTGCAATTCCCACTTTTTATTCTTTGTGTACTCACACATTTTCTGATTTGTAATTATACAGATAAATTTATGTGTGTGTAAAATATATCCTATTccatttgaaatattacttCATTTTAACATACTCACAACAACCCTTTTTTGAATTAAGCACATTGTTCAATCCTATTTTATATCACCTAATTtgatcaaatacataaataatgtaTCCGGTCTTGAAATGGCACATTTGTTCCAATGCTAAAGTATGTGGATTCTACTCGAGCTAACTAACAATCAAAGTACGCGTGGTGCGCAAGTGGGATCTATCAAGATTCGAAGACAAGTCTCAAATTAACTCCTTGGAAATAATCTTAATAGACCGTgaggtaagtttttttttttttccattgttATGTGTGTAAAAGTCAcaactattatatttttttacatccTATTTAATTCCGAATCTTCTTCATTAATAGTGTTCATTTGTTTGATTCTGTCTAATGACCTTATTGTTGTAGCCActtattaaattgtaaatcaaCTCGCAAGTGTTATGTTAACATTAATAAATGTCAAAGTAAAGTATTACCGtcaaaccatatatatattagacaaTTTTGATATTCGCAAATTTTTTAGTGTCATGCATACATGCTATTTATTCAccagttaaaattattattgtgatatatttattttcctctTATCGGCAGAATGTGTGGCTATTATATCGTTTTTAGTTTTAGCAGTTCTTATGTAGTGTTTGTTCAGTTATCTAAAtcgttattattatttttttttattaagatttacaTGGCAAGTTGCACACATTTAAGTTAGGATTATcaatatgtattattattttcgatatatattcattatttttttaaatcactccttacataattttttatctactatttaaattgatattattatttttttccccttctgTTTACAATGTTATATACATAAATGTCATGTATATCAGTTAGGATTTTTTTAGActgaaattaaatacaaaaaaaaaattatactattgTTTTCAcaatatgtattattattttttatatttattcattaatatttttgaaacacTCCTTATGTAGTTTTTGATCTactatttaaattgatattattatttccCCCTCTCTTGTTTACAATGCTATATACACAAATGTCATGGCAAAAACAaatgtcattatttttttcccctACTATTTActatttaaattgatataattattttttccctaCTGTTTACAAGGCTATATACACAAATATCATATCAtgtatatcaattgggatttttTAGACTgcaattaaatatgatatttttttatattattggtTGTTTAGTTTTTTTCAATATGTTTTCATTCATCTTTTAAAGCACTCATTGTGTGGTTTTTGATCTactatttaaattgatattattatttttttcctacgGTTTACAAgactatatatacaaatacgaTGGATAGCAGTGAGAATTTTTTTACCCTggaattaaatataatatttttttttatattactattgcagtataaagataaaatatcataattttttatattgttattcAAACATTTATCATAGAAATATCAATTATTTGTGTTCACAGGGCACAAGGATGCATGCAAGTATAAAAAATACTCTTATAAGTTATTTCATGGATAAGATCCGTGAAAATTTAGCCTATATCATGCGAAGCTTTCTTGTTGTTCAAAACACCATGAAATTTAAGACTATGCCGCACGTGTAATAtctcgaaatttgaaaatgattaataattattaattattgtatttgtggtgattattga is from Diospyros lotus cultivar Yz01 chromosome 2, ASM1463336v1, whole genome shotgun sequence and encodes:
- the LOC127795430 gene encoding uncharacterized protein LOC127795430 isoform X3 — encoded protein: MPMSPGLYYISKCLFGCSSRNRARLAKRFVPQAFELGGLLRVFNTPPSLPPSLSLSVLMVVLDMRAVRGIYAQRNLRIFSNQSLPSSPTLLSYKPSQNPNFPRRIHSANRLLREQSSAEPDVLNERSGSASGTDDTIPENERDPGVYTVYDPATGRIVTRRGAAKSEASNGDGDGPGDRWSSGRGFGVVRGANLGFREVGGSRKKKTRFSWVCSDCGYSDGQWWGSCRACNGVGTLKKFVEGEPDERKKSGFEVAKRVVGSWLAQKSAEAVPVRLMDVNRGINISDWRIPLPGLFGMEVARVLGGGLVPGSLVLVGGDPGVGKSTLLLQIAAIIAEGRSIGGQAPVVYVSGEESVEQIGNRADRMSICTEELFLYSSTDIEDILDKVQALSPRALIVDSIQTVYLMGVTGSAGGLSQVKECTSALLRYAKKTNIPVLLIGHVNKSGDIAGPRVLEHIVDVVLYMEGEKHSSHRLLRSVKNRFGSTDELGVFEMSQAGLQAVSNPSEMFLTEQQSDSEFLAGLAIAVIMDGSRSFLIEIQALCVPASLSASRHVNGVQSSRADMIVSVLKRQAGLKLQDNGIFLNVVSGVALTETAGDLAIAAAICSSFLEFPIPNNVAFIGEIGLAGELRTQIGWWLYMAGTKNGEEGEYSGEARIQNVHCP
- the LOC127795430 gene encoding uncharacterized protein LOC127795430 isoform X5, which translates into the protein MPMSPGLYYISKCLFGCSSRNRARLAKRFVPQAFELGGLLRVFNTPPSLPPSLSLSVLMVVLDMRAVRGIYAQRNLRIFSNQSLPSSPTLLSYKPSQNPNFPRRIHSANRLLREQSSAEPDVLNERSGSASGTDDTIPENERDPGVYTVYDPATGRIVTRRGAAKSEASNGDGDGPGDRWSSGRGFGVVRGANLGFREVGGSRKKKTRFSWVCSDCGYSDGQWWGSCRACNGVGTLKKFVEGEPDERKKSGFEVAKRVVGSWLAQKSAEAVPVRLMDVNRGINISDWRIPLPGLFGMEVARVLGGGLVPGSLVLVGGDPGVGKSTLLLQIAAIIAEGRSIGGQAPVVYVSGEESVEQIGNRADRMSICTEELFLYSSTDIEDILDKVQALSPRALIVDSIQTVYLMGVTGSAGGLSQVKECTSALLRYAKKTNIPVLLIGHVNKSGDIAGPRVLEHIVDVVLYMEGEKHSSHRLLRSVKNRFGSTDELGVFEMSQAGLQAVSNPSEMFLTEQQSDSEFLAGLAIAVIMDGSRSFLIEIQVSMSRRSRGTSCLWCLPLQALGPIWSVFPLRS
- the LOC127795430 gene encoding uncharacterized protein LOC127795430 isoform X2, whose amino-acid sequence is MPMSPGLYYISKCLFGCSSRNRARLAKRFVPQAFELGGLLRVFNTPPSLPPSLSLSVLMVVLDMRAVRGIYAQRNLRIFSNQSLPSSPTLLSYKPSQNPNFPRRIHSANRLLREQSSAEPDVLNERSGSASGTDDTIPENERDPGVYTVYDPATGRIVTRRGAAKSEASNGDGDGPGDRWSSGRGFGVVRGANLGFREVGGSRKKKTRFSWVCSDCGYSDGQWWGSCRACNGVGTLKKFVEGEPDERKKSGFEVAKRVVGSWLAQKSAEAVPVRLMDVNRGINISDWRIPLPGLFGMEVARVLGGGLVPGSLVLVGGDPGVGKSTLLLQSVEQIGNRADRMSICTEELFLYSSTDIEDILDKVQALSPRALIVDSIQTVYLMGVTGSAGGLSQVKECTSALLRYAKKTNIPVLLIGHVNKSGDIAGPRVLEHIVDVVLYMEGEKHSSHRLLRSVKNRFGSTDELGVFEMSQAGLQAVSNPSEMFLTEQQSDSEFLAGLAIAVIMDGSRSFLIEIQALCVPASLSASRHVNGVQSSRADMIVSVLKRQAGLKLQDNGIFLNVVSGVALTETAGDLAIAAAICSSFLEFPIPNNVAFIGEIGLAGELRTVPRMEKRVNTVAKLGYKTCIVPKASEKSLAALDIQGTTILGCKNLKEMINAVFSNSHQMETS
- the LOC127795430 gene encoding uncharacterized protein LOC127795430 isoform X1; this translates as MPMSPGLYYISKCLFGCSSRNRARLAKRFVPQAFELGGLLRVFNTPPSLPPSLSLSVLMVVLDMRAVRGIYAQRNLRIFSNQSLPSSPTLLSYKPSQNPNFPRRIHSANRLLREQSSAEPDVLNERSGSASGTDDTIPENERDPGVYTVYDPATGRIVTRRGAAKSEASNGDGDGPGDRWSSGRGFGVVRGANLGFREVGGSRKKKTRFSWVCSDCGYSDGQWWGSCRACNGVGTLKKFVEGEPDERKKSGFEVAKRVVGSWLAQKSAEAVPVRLMDVNRGINISDWRIPLPGLFGMEVARVLGGGLVPGSLVLVGGDPGVGKSTLLLQIAAIIAEGRSIGGQAPVVYVSGEESVEQIGNRADRMSICTEELFLYSSTDIEDILDKVQALSPRALIVDSIQTVYLMGVTGSAGGLSQVKECTSALLRYAKKTNIPVLLIGHVNKSGDIAGPRVLEHIVDVVLYMEGEKHSSHRLLRSVKNRFGSTDELGVFEMSQAGLQAVSNPSEMFLTEQQSDSEFLAGLAIAVIMDGSRSFLIEIQALCVPASLSASRHVNGVQSSRADMIVSVLKRQAGLKLQDNGIFLNVVSGVALTETAGDLAIAAAICSSFLEFPIPNNVAFIGEIGLAGELRTVPRMEKRVNTVAKLGYKTCIVPKASEKSLAALDIQGTTILGCKNLKEMINAVFSNSHQMETS
- the LOC127795430 gene encoding uncharacterized protein LOC127795430 isoform X4, coding for MPMSPGLYYISKCLFGCSSRNRARLAKRFVPQAFELGGLLRVFNTPPSLPPSLSLSVLMVVLDMRAVRGIYAQRNLRIFSNQSLPSSPTLLSYKPSQNPNFPRRIHSANRLLREQSSAEPDVLNERSGSASGTDDTIPENERDPGVYTVYDPATGRIVTRRGAAKSEASNGDGDGPGDRWSSGRGFGVVRGANLGFREVGGSRKKKTRFSWVCSDCGYSDGQWWGSCRACNGVGTLKKFVEGEPDERKKSGFEVAKRVVGSWLAQKSAEAVPVRLMDVNRGINISDWRIPLPGLFGMEVARVLGGGLVPGSLVLVGGDPGVGKSTLLLQIAAIIAEGRSIGGQAPVVYVSGEESVEQIGNRADRMSICTEELFLYSSTDIEDILDKVQALSPRALIVDSIQTVYLMGVTGSAGGLSQVKECTSALLRYAKKTNIPVLLIGHVNKSGDIAGPRVLEHIVDVVLYMEGEKHSSHRLLRSVKNRFGSTDELGVFEMSQAGLQAVSNPSEMFLTEQQSDSEFLAGLAIAVIMDGSRSFLIEIQALCVPASLSASRHVNGVQSSRADMIVSVLKRQAGLKLQDNGIFLNVVSGVALTETAGDLAIAAAICSSFLEFPIPNNVAFIGEIGLAGELRTYILWGAANWMVVVYGRYQEWRRG